A genomic window from Candidatus Andeanibacterium colombiense includes:
- a CDS encoding TonB-dependent receptor, translated as MNRSAIKITASLTALAFAQFATGASAAEAIAQDLVKTSTAAADAAADGAAAEDASSQTGAFSEIIVSATKRDTDLQKTPIAISVVDPQIIADRHIQSLLDLGDGAAPSLRVATFEARQSALTVGIRGIVPFDANQTARDQGVGVYIDGVYLGRQQGLNAALFDVQRIEVLRGPQGTLFGRNTEGGAVSIVTKDPTGEFGGRLVGGIGNYGSYNTEAHINLPEFANISIKVDGLIQHQDATTKNPMEGQYGWNYYNRVGGRITAKWAPTDDFSATVSYDKAKDENTPFYSQLINYNPNGLRVGTYVGTTLTCTGPGTGCIAPLADLVEVSGNKRMKEADMGVVQQLSVDKTQGVSGKLEYQVSDAILLRSITAYREVDTFQYDGSAGAHRSAFAPNGAFGRYSLSHLWEHQFSQELQIVGSMPQLDWVVGGYYFDERAQEEAATPNPLKWNADGTAYSVVSAIRPNPAADPTSSNQGWASVDDWFKQRGSYADTKSLAAFGQATFTPDGFDILHLTVGGRYTHDTRDGVLYMVSGKDTNWTLDYSANRFDPMATLALDVTPDINLYAKYSTGYRAGGANTRSSNFQPFGAETVRAYEAGAKMSLLDDHVRINLAAYMMDRKGTQIDFDNVDTVQFLPGCTVTPQNDCKNPTYGLHTENTANAPGTSKIKGFEAEVTAKPIRDVTIGVSYAYTHSEIPATDNPNTPLVVDPTQVFVVFTPKHAVSGFLDYATEIADNGTSVRFHVDANYAGPQYSFQAENVLTESSFIVNGRFALTDIPMTDGGTHLTVAVWARNLLNEDHIYRLSNANANTIGAYGNFNPPRTFGVEATIEF; from the coding sequence ATGAACCGCTCCGCCATCAAGATTACGGCCTCGCTCACAGCGCTGGCCTTCGCGCAATTCGCGACCGGCGCCTCCGCTGCCGAAGCCATCGCGCAGGACCTCGTCAAGACCTCGACCGCCGCGGCCGATGCGGCCGCCGACGGCGCTGCGGCAGAAGACGCTTCGAGCCAGACCGGCGCGTTCAGCGAAATCATCGTCAGCGCGACCAAGCGCGACACCGACTTGCAGAAGACCCCGATCGCGATCTCGGTCGTCGATCCGCAGATCATCGCCGACCGCCACATCCAGAGCCTGCTCGACCTCGGCGACGGCGCCGCGCCTTCGCTGCGCGTCGCGACCTTCGAAGCGCGCCAATCGGCGCTGACCGTCGGCATCCGCGGCATCGTGCCGTTCGACGCCAATCAGACCGCCCGCGACCAAGGCGTCGGCGTTTATATCGACGGCGTCTATCTCGGTCGCCAGCAGGGCCTCAACGCCGCGCTGTTCGACGTTCAGCGCATCGAAGTGCTGCGCGGCCCGCAAGGCACGCTGTTCGGCCGCAACACCGAAGGCGGCGCGGTCAGCATCGTGACCAAGGACCCTACCGGCGAATTCGGCGGCCGCCTGGTCGGCGGCATCGGCAACTACGGCAGCTACAACACCGAAGCCCACATCAACCTGCCGGAATTCGCCAACATCTCAATCAAGGTCGATGGCCTGATCCAGCATCAGGACGCGACCACCAAGAACCCGATGGAAGGCCAATACGGCTGGAACTACTACAACCGCGTCGGCGGCCGCATCACCGCCAAGTGGGCCCCGACCGACGATTTCAGCGCGACCGTTTCCTATGACAAGGCCAAGGACGAGAATACTCCGTTCTACAGCCAGCTGATCAACTACAACCCGAACGGCTTGCGGGTCGGCACCTACGTTGGCACCACCCTGACTTGCACTGGCCCCGGCACGGGCTGCATCGCTCCGCTTGCCGACCTGGTCGAAGTCAGCGGCAACAAGCGCATGAAAGAGGCCGACATGGGCGTCGTCCAGCAGCTCAGCGTCGACAAGACGCAGGGCGTGTCGGGCAAGCTCGAATATCAGGTCAGCGACGCCATCCTGCTGCGCTCGATTACTGCCTACCGCGAAGTCGATACCTTCCAGTATGACGGTTCGGCCGGCGCTCACCGTTCGGCCTTCGCTCCCAACGGTGCCTTCGGCCGCTACAGCCTGTCGCACCTGTGGGAACACCAGTTCAGCCAGGAACTGCAGATCGTCGGCAGCATGCCGCAGCTCGACTGGGTCGTCGGCGGCTATTACTTCGACGAGCGGGCTCAGGAAGAGGCCGCTACGCCTAACCCGCTGAAGTGGAATGCCGACGGCACCGCCTACTCGGTCGTCAGCGCAATCCGCCCGAACCCGGCTGCCGATCCGACGTCGAGCAACCAGGGCTGGGCCAGCGTCGATGACTGGTTCAAGCAGCGCGGCAGCTATGCCGATACCAAGAGCCTTGCGGCATTCGGCCAGGCGACCTTCACTCCGGATGGTTTCGACATACTGCACCTGACCGTCGGCGGTCGCTACACGCATGATACGCGTGACGGCGTTCTCTACATGGTCTCGGGCAAGGACACGAACTGGACGCTCGACTATTCGGCAAACCGCTTCGACCCGATGGCAACCCTGGCGCTCGACGTTACGCCTGACATCAATCTTTACGCGAAATATTCGACCGGTTACCGCGCTGGTGGTGCCAACACCCGCTCGAGCAACTTCCAGCCGTTCGGAGCCGAAACGGTCCGCGCCTACGAAGCGGGCGCCAAGATGTCGCTGCTCGACGATCACGTGCGCATCAACCTTGCCGCCTACATGATGGATCGCAAGGGCACGCAGATCGATTTCGACAACGTCGATACCGTGCAGTTCCTCCCGGGTTGCACCGTGACGCCGCAGAACGATTGCAAGAACCCGACCTACGGCCTGCATACCGAGAACACGGCCAATGCGCCGGGCACGTCCAAGATCAAGGGTTTCGAGGCCGAGGTAACCGCCAAGCCGATCCGCGACGTGACGATCGGCGTTTCCTACGCCTATACCCACTCGGAGATCCCGGCGACCGACAACCCGAACACACCTCTGGTGGTTGACCCGACCCAGGTGTTCGTGGTGTTCACGCCGAAGCACGCCGTGTCGGGCTTCCTCGATTACGCAACCGAGATCGCGGACAACGGCACCAGCGTTCGCTTCCACGTCGATGCCAACTATGCCGGCCCGCAGTACAGCTTCCAGGCTGAAAACGTGCTGACGGAATCGAGCTTCATCGTGAACGGCCGCTTCGCGCTGACCGATATTCCGATGACCGACGGCGGCACCCACCTGACGGTGGCGGTGTGGGCACGCAACCTGCTCAACGAAGACCACATCTATCGCCTGTCGAATGCCAACGCCAACACCATCGGCGCTTATGGCAACTTCAACCCGCCACGGACCTTCGGGGTTGAGGCGACCATCGAATTCTGA
- a CDS encoding response regulator transcription factor — protein MALVNIFLTDPAGDGMEPFAHGGMTFTFNAMDGMGPRRLVEGPMWAFVDWVMPDLSGLEMCRRLRADPRTQDAHITMVLEQDDPDDRRRALRAGADDYIVGPLHRQKVLDRVLALQSRQQQRHATQLVELGALKIDLGAQQARWQEKPIALRPNEFRLLRFLAENPNRVLSRLEMIEGLGKQDPPIDPRTVDVWIGRLRRAFRASGAGNPLRTVHAMGYVLDAP, from the coding sequence ATGGCACTGGTCAACATCTTCCTGACGGATCCGGCCGGCGACGGCATGGAGCCTTTTGCCCATGGCGGAATGACCTTTACTTTCAACGCGATGGACGGAATGGGCCCACGCCGACTGGTCGAAGGCCCGATGTGGGCCTTCGTCGACTGGGTGATGCCCGATCTCTCCGGCCTCGAGATGTGCCGCCGCCTGCGCGCCGATCCGCGCACGCAGGACGCCCATATCACGATGGTGCTCGAACAGGACGACCCGGACGACCGCCGCCGCGCACTGCGCGCCGGGGCGGACGATTACATCGTCGGCCCGCTCCACCGGCAGAAAGTGCTCGACCGGGTGCTGGCACTGCAATCGCGCCAGCAGCAGCGCCATGCGACCCAGCTGGTCGAGCTCGGCGCGCTCAAGATCGATCTCGGCGCGCAGCAGGCGCGCTGGCAGGAAAAGCCGATCGCGCTGCGGCCGAACGAATTCCGCCTGCTGCGCTTCCTCGCCGAGAACCCCAACCGGGTGCTTTCGCGGCTGGAGATGATTGAAGGCCTCGGCAAGCAGGACCCGCCGATCGACCCGCGCACGGTCGACGTGTGGATCGGCCGCCTGCGCCGCGCCTTCCGCGCTTCCGGCGCCGGCAATCCGCTGCGCACCGTGCACGCGATGGGCTACGTCCTCGACGCTCCCTGA
- a CDS encoding nuclear transport factor 2 family protein, with amino-acid sequence MSDNPWPEGAIPKTMPAQDRGDIMETYARYAWGIDLADGDLALSSFARDASFDHLWQGEVRGHAAILENLKELWYHRQHWWLGRQHLFQHFLMTPTAEGARVRSMFQILQFNIDYGTNFVFGIGTRDDFLIKEDGVWVFKKLLVNAWRSLEDVPWKGDLLMKGRPAMTSPKHSLDDTE; translated from the coding sequence GTGAGCGACAATCCGTGGCCTGAGGGCGCGATCCCGAAGACCATGCCCGCGCAGGATCGCGGCGACATCATGGAAACCTATGCCCGCTATGCCTGGGGCATAGACCTTGCCGATGGCGATCTGGCGCTAAGCTCCTTCGCGCGCGACGCGAGCTTCGACCATCTGTGGCAGGGCGAAGTGCGCGGCCATGCGGCGATCCTCGAGAACCTCAAGGAATTGTGGTATCACCGCCAGCACTGGTGGCTCGGGCGCCAGCACCTGTTCCAGCACTTCCTGATGACCCCGACCGCCGAAGGGGCGCGGGTCCGCTCGATGTTCCAGATCCTCCAGTTCAACATCGACTACGGGACGAACTTCGTGTTCGGCATCGGCACCCGCGATGATTTTCTCATCAAGGAAGACGGCGTGTGGGTGTTCAAGAAATTGCTGGTGAACGCGTGGCGCAGCCTCGAGGACGTGCCGTGGAAGGGCGATCTGCTGATGAAGGGCCGCCCGGCGATGACTTCGCCGAAGCATTCGCTGGATGACACGGAATGA
- a CDS encoding aldehyde dehydrogenase family protein: MATRILSVRNPRTGLPDLEIEVADRAAVAAKAAKLREGQRKWAAMPAQARVGVMGQWAALIGGKYRQAIIDADSHDTGYCEISRIAPDMMLGIIGGLCASAPAQLQGALREGVARANPDVRFTTLLKPYGLVGIISPWNAPTMLSMLHAIPPLFAGCAVLLKPSEVTPRFTGPLFDSVREIPDLAAVFDCVLGDGETGQALVEEADYISFTGSVPNGRKVAAACGARMIPYDVELGGKDPLIVMNGADLDKAVSATIRGAISATGQVCFSIERIYVDVAIHDAFIAKLKARARKIELNHPDPMGGHIGPFTGPHQAAIVAGHLEDAVSKGATIVEGGPPFTIDGGDYMRPTILTGVHHAMKIMREETFGPCMPVMKFDTIEEAIRLANDTDYGLSAAVIGPDEETAMAVGERINAGKVSIQDTFLTFFGSEAKNDSFGFSGLPGLRPDLTRYVRKQALLINSGEPVCLTREAVSAVDQAMG; this comes from the coding sequence ATGGCTACGCGCATCCTGTCGGTGCGCAATCCGCGCACCGGCCTGCCTGACCTGGAAATCGAAGTCGCGGACCGCGCGGCGGTGGCCGCGAAGGCCGCGAAACTGCGCGAAGGCCAGCGTAAATGGGCGGCGATGCCGGCGCAGGCGCGGGTCGGGGTGATGGGCCAATGGGCCGCGCTGATCGGCGGGAAATACCGCCAGGCGATCATCGACGCGGATTCGCACGATACCGGCTATTGCGAGATCAGCCGGATCGCGCCCGACATGATGCTCGGGATCATCGGCGGGCTTTGCGCGAGCGCGCCGGCGCAATTGCAGGGCGCGCTGCGCGAAGGCGTCGCCCGCGCCAATCCCGATGTGCGCTTCACCACGCTGCTCAAGCCTTATGGCCTGGTCGGGATCATCAGCCCGTGGAACGCGCCGACCATGCTCTCGATGCTGCACGCGATCCCGCCGCTGTTCGCCGGCTGTGCGGTGCTGCTCAAGCCGTCCGAAGTCACTCCGCGCTTCACCGGCCCGCTGTTCGACAGCGTACGGGAGATACCGGACCTTGCGGCCGTGTTCGACTGCGTGCTCGGCGACGGTGAAACCGGGCAGGCCCTGGTCGAGGAAGCGGACTACATCTCCTTCACCGGCAGCGTTCCCAACGGGCGCAAGGTTGCCGCGGCCTGTGGCGCGCGGATGATCCCCTACGATGTCGAACTGGGCGGCAAGGACCCGCTGATCGTGATGAACGGGGCGGATCTCGACAAGGCCGTCTCGGCCACGATCCGCGGCGCGATCAGCGCGACCGGGCAGGTGTGCTTCTCGATCGAGCGAATCTATGTCGATGTGGCGATCCACGACGCATTCATCGCGAAGCTCAAGGCGCGCGCGCGGAAGATCGAGCTCAACCACCCAGATCCGATGGGCGGCCATATCGGGCCCTTCACCGGGCCGCACCAGGCGGCGATCGTTGCCGGGCATCTCGAAGACGCGGTGAGCAAGGGCGCGACGATCGTCGAGGGCGGACCGCCGTTCACAATCGACGGGGGCGATTACATGCGCCCGACGATCCTGACGGGGGTCCACCACGCTATGAAGATCATGCGCGAGGAAACCTTCGGGCCGTGCATGCCGGTGATGAAGTTCGACACGATCGAGGAAGCGATCCGGCTGGCGAATGACACGGACTACGGTCTCTCCGCCGCGGTGATCGGGCCCGACGAGGAAACTGCCATGGCAGTCGGTGAGCGGATCAACGCCGGCAAGGTCAGCATCCAGGACACGTTCCTGACTTTCTTCGGCTCGGAGGCGAAGAACGACAGCTTCGGCTTTTCGGGCCTGCCGGGCCTGCGCCCCGACCTGACCCGCTATGTCCGCAAACAGGCGCTGCTGATCAATTCGGGCGAGCCGGTGTGCCTGACGCGCGAGGCGGTCAGCGCCGTCGACCAGGCAATGGGGTAA
- a CDS encoding alpha/beta hydrolase, with the protein MDRKSFHAKIASLGQEFSMEMVEATNAMLAPLVPVPDEATVTRDIAYGPHERHRLDLFRAAGTESAPCVLFVHDGGFVMGDKGAPGAPFYNNLGAWAQAQGFAAATINYRLAPEVRWPAGREDVIAAILHLVRHAAEYRIDPQRIVLMGHSAGATHVADVVASPGAAAGTFAGAIMSSGFYDLASVVRDPFKPQYYGAEIEDWSSMSPLPGLIASDVPCLFAVCEYDMRECQEQARLLIDSWFTERGHLPVILVQQGHNHISGARQIGSLLDTFGQVLHSFVKGF; encoded by the coding sequence ATGGACCGCAAGAGCTTCCACGCGAAGATCGCCAGCCTCGGCCAGGAATTCTCGATGGAGATGGTCGAGGCGACCAATGCGATGCTTGCCCCCCTGGTTCCGGTGCCCGACGAGGCGACCGTCACCCGCGACATCGCCTATGGCCCGCACGAGCGCCACCGGCTCGACCTGTTCCGCGCGGCCGGCACCGAATCGGCACCCTGCGTGCTGTTCGTCCACGACGGCGGCTTCGTGATGGGCGACAAGGGGGCGCCCGGCGCGCCGTTCTATAATAACCTGGGCGCCTGGGCGCAGGCGCAGGGCTTCGCCGCCGCGACGATCAACTACCGGCTCGCGCCCGAAGTGCGCTGGCCGGCCGGGCGGGAGGACGTGATCGCCGCGATCCTCCATCTGGTTAGGCACGCGGCCGAATACCGGATCGACCCGCAGCGAATCGTCCTGATGGGCCATTCCGCGGGGGCGACCCATGTCGCCGATGTGGTCGCGTCGCCGGGCGCGGCGGCAGGCACATTCGCCGGCGCGATCATGAGTTCGGGCTTCTATGATCTAGCCAGCGTGGTCCGCGATCCGTTCAAGCCGCAATATTACGGCGCGGAGATCGAAGACTGGTCCTCGATGTCGCCGCTTCCCGGCCTTATCGCCAGCGATGTGCCGTGCCTGTTCGCGGTATGCGAATACGACATGCGCGAATGCCAGGAGCAGGCGAGGTTGCTTATCGACAGCTGGTTCACCGAAAGGGGCCACCTACCCGTGATACTTGTGCAACAGGGGCACAACCATATTTCCGGCGCGCGCCAGATCGGCAGTCTACTCGACACCTTCGGACAGGTCCTCCACAGCTTTGTGAAGGGCTTTTGA
- a CDS encoding MarR family winged helix-turn-helix transcriptional regulator has product MSYFGYRLAVTAKLFDRKFVEILKRHSTLTLPQWRCIAQLGLAEPGTVRSLAEGAAVDRAEVSRALARMIVQGLVARHDNPEDQRSPQFTLTAQGRTLFASLRKPISEFIGSLVDHVSDSDIEAADRALWAVSKGCLD; this is encoded by the coding sequence ATGTCCTATTTCGGATACCGGCTGGCGGTAACGGCCAAGCTGTTCGACCGAAAATTCGTCGAAATCCTGAAACGGCATTCGACGCTGACCCTGCCGCAATGGCGCTGCATCGCGCAGCTCGGCCTGGCCGAGCCGGGCACGGTGCGCTCGCTGGCCGAAGGCGCGGCGGTCGACCGGGCCGAAGTCAGCCGCGCGCTCGCCCGCATGATCGTGCAGGGGCTGGTCGCGCGACACGACAATCCGGAAGACCAGCGCAGTCCGCAGTTCACCCTGACTGCCCAGGGGCGGACTCTGTTCGCGAGCCTGCGCAAGCCGATTTCGGAGTTCATCGGCTCGCTGGTGGACCATGTCTCCGACAGCGATATCGAGGCGGCGGACCGGGCGCTATGGGCGGTCTCGAAAGGGTGCCTCGACTGA
- a CDS encoding carotenoid oxygenase family protein, with the protein MEITFPNIDLYQDWGKPLRTESNVEGLELVEGHLPAELQGTWYRGGADRQYPPMTGDDIFIDGEGMVHMLRFEDGHVTYRSRWVETPRFKLQQQHRRSLFGKYRNRYTADPLAEGTSPGTANTSMLYHAGRLMVLKEDDLPFEIDPDTLETGPKTDLGGQVGAVSLSAHPKVDWVTGELLTYSFQAKGDSTKDFAIYIFDAAGKKVNEVWFEAPWPGVVHDFAVTETHIVVPFFPLITPDIEGLKEGRTFYEWHDDKPTMVAVLPRYGKAEDIRWFTGPTTSAGHMMNAVTEGTKVHLDVCLYNGNCFTFFKTPDGREVPGAPPILTRMTFDLARNDIESPGAYETRPLCPIPCEMPRTDDRWQGRDYSHGWTLIRDPETDSSTIGRINVKTGEIDMWRHGLPLSCQEAQFVPRAPDSKEGDGWILSILNRLDKGHSEIAVFDALAIAKGPIARLHLPVRIRSTFHGVWVPEEVFETGRYQMEAVA; encoded by the coding sequence ATGGAAATCACCTTCCCGAACATCGATCTCTACCAGGACTGGGGCAAGCCGCTCCGGACCGAATCCAACGTCGAAGGGCTCGAACTGGTCGAAGGCCATCTGCCGGCCGAATTGCAGGGGACCTGGTATCGCGGCGGGGCCGACCGCCAATATCCGCCGATGACCGGCGACGACATCTTCATCGACGGCGAGGGGATGGTCCACATGCTCCGCTTCGAAGACGGCCACGTCACCTACCGCAGCCGCTGGGTCGAAACGCCCCGCTTCAAGCTGCAGCAGCAGCACCGCCGCAGCCTGTTCGGGAAATACCGCAACCGCTACACCGCCGATCCGCTGGCCGAGGGCACCAGCCCCGGCACCGCGAACACCAGCATGCTCTACCATGCCGGAAGACTGATGGTGCTCAAGGAGGACGATCTCCCGTTCGAGATCGACCCCGACACGCTCGAAACCGGACCGAAGACCGACCTTGGCGGGCAGGTTGGCGCAGTAAGCCTGTCGGCGCACCCGAAGGTCGACTGGGTCACCGGCGAGCTGCTGACCTATTCGTTCCAGGCCAAGGGCGACAGCACGAAAGACTTCGCGATCTACATCTTCGACGCCGCGGGCAAGAAGGTGAACGAGGTCTGGTTCGAAGCGCCGTGGCCGGGCGTGGTCCACGATTTCGCGGTGACCGAGACGCATATCGTGGTGCCGTTCTTCCCGCTGATCACCCCCGACATCGAAGGGCTGAAGGAAGGCCGCACCTTCTACGAATGGCATGACGACAAGCCAACGATGGTCGCGGTGCTGCCGCGCTACGGCAAAGCGGAAGACATCCGCTGGTTCACCGGCCCGACCACCAGCGCCGGCCACATGATGAATGCGGTCACCGAAGGGACCAAGGTCCATCTCGACGTTTGCCTCTACAACGGCAATTGCTTCACCTTCTTCAAGACGCCCGACGGGCGCGAGGTTCCGGGTGCGCCGCCGATCCTGACCCGCATGACCTTCGACCTCGCGCGCAACGACATCGAGAGTCCGGGGGCTTACGAAACCCGTCCGCTGTGCCCGATCCCGTGCGAAATGCCGCGCACCGACGACCGCTGGCAGGGCCGCGACTACAGCCACGGCTGGACGCTGATCCGCGATCCCGAAACCGACAGCTCCACGATCGGCCGGATCAACGTCAAGACCGGCGAAATCGATATGTGGCGCCACGGCCTGCCTTTGTCCTGCCAGGAAGCACAATTCGTTCCCCGCGCTCCGGACAGCAAAGAAGGCGATGGCTGGATCCTCTCGATCCTTAACCGGCTGGACAAGGGGCATAGCGAGATCGCGGTGTTCGATGCGCTGGCAATCGCCAAGGGCCCGATAGCGCGGCTGCATCTGCCGGTGCGCATCCGCTCGACCTTCCACGGCGTGTGGGTACCCGAGGAGGTGTTCGAAACCGGACGGTATCAGATGGAGGCAGTGGCGTGA
- a CDS encoding NAD(P)-dependent alcohol dehydrogenase, giving the protein MRITAAVSRAGAPVPVLEELELSDSRDDEILVRVVAAGICHTDLNSHVGLGMPVPKPAVLGHEGAGVVEKIGSAVSHLKIGDRVVISGGSCGNCPSCLSAMPSYCREAMPRSFGGRRSDGSTSLANGDEQVASHFFAQSSFATHCVANARGAVPIPEGVPLDVVAPMGCGVITGAGAVIEELRVRPGQSIVVFGVGGVGLSAVMAARVAGAATIVAVDMVPGRNELALELGATHAIDAGAGDFIERFRAILPHGADYSFNTTTAASAFDAAVQVLAMQGVAGFVTRPREPWTPDMMALLAHGRSVKGILGGSASPRLFIPKLVELWRQGRFPVEKMIARYDFADFGQAWHDCETAAVIKPVLMVGEE; this is encoded by the coding sequence ATGAGAATAACCGCTGCCGTCTCCCGCGCAGGCGCTCCGGTGCCGGTGCTGGAGGAACTCGAACTCTCCGATTCGCGCGACGACGAGATCCTCGTTCGGGTGGTCGCGGCAGGGATTTGCCACACCGATCTCAATTCGCATGTCGGCCTCGGCATGCCGGTGCCCAAGCCGGCGGTGCTCGGCCATGAAGGTGCGGGCGTAGTCGAGAAGATCGGCAGCGCGGTTTCGCATCTGAAAATCGGCGACCGGGTGGTGATTTCGGGCGGCTCCTGTGGCAATTGCCCTTCGTGCCTTTCGGCCATGCCGAGCTATTGCCGCGAAGCGATGCCGCGCAGCTTCGGCGGCAGACGCAGTGACGGCAGCACCTCGCTCGCCAATGGCGACGAACAGGTCGCGAGCCATTTCTTTGCCCAGTCGAGCTTCGCGACCCATTGCGTCGCCAATGCGCGCGGCGCGGTGCCGATCCCCGAAGGTGTCCCGCTCGACGTGGTCGCGCCAATGGGCTGCGGCGTGATCACCGGCGCGGGCGCGGTGATCGAGGAACTGCGGGTGCGCCCCGGCCAAAGCATCGTGGTGTTCGGGGTTGGCGGGGTCGGGCTCTCGGCGGTGATGGCGGCGCGGGTCGCGGGCGCCGCGACGATCGTCGCGGTCGACATGGTGCCCGGGCGCAATGAACTGGCATTGGAGCTCGGCGCGACCCACGCGATCGACGCCGGTGCGGGCGACTTCATCGAACGCTTCCGCGCGATCCTCCCGCACGGCGCCGACTACAGCTTCAACACGACCACCGCCGCCAGCGCCTTCGACGCGGCGGTGCAGGTGCTCGCGATGCAGGGCGTCGCCGGCTTCGTCACCCGCCCGCGCGAGCCGTGGACGCCCGACATGATGGCGCTGCTTGCGCATGGCCGCAGCGTGAAGGGGATCCTCGGCGGCAGCGCTTCGCCGCGGCTGTTCATCCCGAAGCTGGTCGAACTGTGGCGGCAGGGGCGCTTTCCGGTCGAGAAGATGATCGCGCGTTACGACTTCGCCGATTTCGGCCAGGCGTGGCACGATTGCGAAACAGCGGCGGTGATCAAGCCGGTGCTGATGGTGGGGGAAGAATAA